The following coding sequences are from one Musa acuminata AAA Group cultivar baxijiao chromosome BXJ2-4, Cavendish_Baxijiao_AAA, whole genome shotgun sequence window:
- the LOC135610598 gene encoding uncharacterized protein LOC135610598 codes for MEKMNAQMSRSWNGEESKGRSAPASTSYAVKLVIAVFVALVVLVFFISNSATFGWSEQGIDRQSLNTQISKAQSKPQPKLITLSCPNHTGASAVCQRSPNAAAPTPLHLTANQPSPTCPEYFRWIHEDLRPWKSTGITKEMVQRARKFATFHMVVLDGRVYVQEYFGHSLSRNVFTFWGILQLISRYPGRVPDFELIFNCMDMPSVKSADYNSSAPPPPLFHYCKDDRTLDILFPDWSFWGWPETNIKPWVPLMREMNEGNAEVEWAEREPYAYWKGSPFMGGSRQDLVKCNVTKERDWNARIYAQDWNSEAKQGYHRSNLARQCYHRYRIYVEGLAWSVSQKYILACNSPTLFVDTRFVEFFQRGLMPGHHYWPIAADNKCRGIKFAVDWGNAHQEEAQAIGKASSDFFQQEVKMDHVYDYMLHALTEYAKLLKYKPTVPEGFTEICMESLACSASEKTKSFLLESMEKWTHDAEPCTLPPPFTPEELHQVLEKRANAVKQVEMWEQKAWEQEQGNKST; via the exons ATGGAGAAGATGAACGCCCAGATGAGCAGGTCATGGAATGGAGAGGAAAGCAAAGGGAGGAGCGCCCCGGCCTCGACGTCCTACGCCGTCAAACTGGTCATCGCCGTCTTCGTTGCCCTCGTCGTCCTCGTCTTCTTCATCTCTAACAGCGCT ACCTTCGGTTGGAGCGAGCAAGGAATAGATCGACAGTCTCTCAACACACAAATCTCGAAAGCTCAATCGAAACCTCAACCAAAACTCATCACCTTGAGCTGCCCAAACCATACAGGAGCGTCGGCCGTCTGCCAACGATCTCCCAACGCGGCGGCGCCTACTCCCCTGCACCTCACCGCCAACCAACCGTCCCCCACCTGCCCCGAATACTTCAGGTGGATTCACGAGGACCTGCGACCATGGAAGTCCACCGGCATCACGAAGGAGATGGTCCAGCGCGCGCGCAAGTTCGCTACCTTTCACATGGTGGTGCTCGACGGCCGGGTCTACGTCCAGGAGTACTTCGGCCACTCCCTGTCGAGGAACGTCTTCACCTTCTGGGGTATCCTGCAGCTCATCAGCCGGTACCCCGGCCGTGTCCCTGACTTCGAGCTCATATTCAACTGCATGGACATGCCGTCTGTGAAGTCCGCCGACTACAACTCGTCGGCACCGCCTCCGCCGCTGTTCCATTACTGCAAGGACGATCGAACCCTGGATATTCTCTTCCCCGACTGGTCCTTCTGGGGCTG GCCTGAGACAAATATAAAGCCATGGGTGCCACTGATGAGGGAGATGAACGAAGGGAACGCAGAGGTGGAATGGGCGGAGAGAGAGCCATATGCGTACTGGAAGGGCAGTCCATTCATGGGCGGCAGCAGGCAAGACCTTGTGAAGTGCAATGTCACCAAAGAACGAGACTGGAATGCTCGGATCTACGCCCAG GATTGGAACAGCGAGGCCAAGCAGGGGTATCACCGCTCAAACCTGGCCAGGCAATGCTATCACAG GTATAGGATTTACGTGGAGGGACTCGCGTGGTCGGTGAGCCAGAAGTACATCTTGGCGTGCAACTCGCCGACGTTGTTCGTCGACACGCGCTTCGTCGAGTTCTTCCAACGAGGTCTCATGCCCGGCCACCATTACTGGCCCATAGCAGCCGACAACAAGTGCAGAGGCATCAAGTTCGCCGTCGACTGGGGCAACGCTCACCAAGAGGAG GCACAGGCGATCGGGAAGGCGAGCAGCGACTTCTTCCAACAGGAAGTGAAGATGGATCACGTCTACGACTACATGTTACACGCACTGACAGAATACGCCAAGCTTCTGAAGTACAAGCCCACGGTGCCGGAAGGGTTCACCGAGATCTGCATGGAGTCATTGGCGTGCTCTGCCTCGGAGAAGACCAAGAGCTTCCTGTTGGAATCAATGGAGAAGTGGACTCACGATGCGGAGCCCTGCACTCTGCCTCCACCTTTCACTCCAGAGGAGCTCCACCAGGTGCTCGAGAAGAGGGCCAACGCGGTGAAGCAAGTGGAGATGTGGGAGCAGAAAGCTTGGGAACAAGAACAGGGGAACAAGAGCACATGA
- the LOC135582237 gene encoding probable ascorbate-specific transmembrane electron transporter 1 isoform X3, giving the protein MGGLVRSKSKAFMYIAHLLAATAAVMVLVWCIHFRGGLAFESANKSLIFNVHPVLMLIGFIIMGGEATMSYRTLPWSKRVKKTIHLILHAIALVLGVFGIYFAFKFHNESGIDNLYSLHSWMGLGTICLYGIQWIFGFVTFLYPGASVFLRTAYLAWHVLFGVFVYLLAIATAELGFLEKLTFLETSGILHRAVPPWRQQYRRVLAKRPQ; this is encoded by the exons ATGGGAGGGCTGGTGAGGTCGAAATCGAAGGCTTTCATGTACATAGCGCACCTACTGGCGGCGACGGCGGCCGTGATGGTTCTGGTGTGGTGCATCCACTTTCGTGGTGGCTTGGCCTTTGAGTCTGCCAACAAATCGCTCATCTTTAAC GTGCATCCGGTTCTCATGTTGATCGGCTTCATCATCATGGGCGGTGAAG CTACGATGAGCTACAGAACTCTTCCTTGGAGCAAACGAGTAAAGAAGACTATCCATTTGATCCTTCACGCAATTGCCCTTGTGCTTGGCGTCTTTGGAATCTATTTTGCCTTCAAGTTCCACAACGAAAGTGGAATCGATAACCTCTACAGCTTGCACTCCTGGATGGGGCTTGGGACGATCTGCCTCTATGGCATTCAG TGGATTTTCGGGTTCGTCACCTTCCTCTATCCTGGAGCTTCAGTGTTCCTTAGAACAGCGTATCTTGCATGGCATGTACTGTTTGGCGTCTTCGTCTACCTACTGGCGATTGCAACGGCCGAGTTGGGGTTTCTGGAGAAGCTCACCTTCCTCGAGACCTCAGGAATATTACACAG agcagttcctccttggcgacaacagtatcgccgtgtgttagccaagcggccacagtaa
- the LOC135582237 gene encoding probable ascorbate-specific transmembrane electron transporter 1 isoform X5, whose translation MGGLVRSKSKAFMYIAHLLAATAAVMVLVWCIHFRGGLAFESANKSLIFNVHPVLMLIGFIIMGGEATMSYRTLPWSKRVKKTIHLILHAIALVLGVFGIYFAFKFHNESGIDNLYSLHSWMGLGTICLYGIQWIFGFVTFLYPGASVFLRTAYLAWHVLFGVFVYLLAIATAELGFLEKLTFLETSGILHRSH comes from the exons ATGGGAGGGCTGGTGAGGTCGAAATCGAAGGCTTTCATGTACATAGCGCACCTACTGGCGGCGACGGCGGCCGTGATGGTTCTGGTGTGGTGCATCCACTTTCGTGGTGGCTTGGCCTTTGAGTCTGCCAACAAATCGCTCATCTTTAAC GTGCATCCGGTTCTCATGTTGATCGGCTTCATCATCATGGGCGGTGAAG CTACGATGAGCTACAGAACTCTTCCTTGGAGCAAACGAGTAAAGAAGACTATCCATTTGATCCTTCACGCAATTGCCCTTGTGCTTGGCGTCTTTGGAATCTATTTTGCCTTCAAGTTCCACAACGAAAGTGGAATCGATAACCTCTACAGCTTGCACTCCTGGATGGGGCTTGGGACGATCTGCCTCTATGGCATTCAG TGGATTTTCGGGTTCGTCACCTTCCTCTATCCTGGAGCTTCAGTGTTCCTTAGAACAGCGTATCTTGCATGGCATGTACTGTTTGGCGTCTTCGTCTACCTACTGGCGATTGCAACGGCCGAGTTGGGGTTTCTGGAGAAGCTCACCTTCCTCGAGACCTCAGGAATATTACACAG gtcacattga
- the LOC135582237 gene encoding probable ascorbate-specific transmembrane electron transporter 1 isoform X1 → MGGLVRSKSKAFMYIAHLLAATAAVMVLVWCIHFRGGLAFESANKSLIFNVHPVLMLIGFIIMGGEATMSYRTLPWSKRVKKTIHLILHAIALVLGVFGIYFAFKFHNESGIDNLYSLHSWMGLGTICLYGIQWIFGFVTFLYPGASVFLRTAYLAWHVLFGVFVYLLAIATAELGFLEKLTFLETSGILHRYSPEAFLVNSTALVVILLGASVVLSLIVPYIDYSNIYTGD, encoded by the exons ATGGGAGGGCTGGTGAGGTCGAAATCGAAGGCTTTCATGTACATAGCGCACCTACTGGCGGCGACGGCGGCCGTGATGGTTCTGGTGTGGTGCATCCACTTTCGTGGTGGCTTGGCCTTTGAGTCTGCCAACAAATCGCTCATCTTTAAC GTGCATCCGGTTCTCATGTTGATCGGCTTCATCATCATGGGCGGTGAAG CTACGATGAGCTACAGAACTCTTCCTTGGAGCAAACGAGTAAAGAAGACTATCCATTTGATCCTTCACGCAATTGCCCTTGTGCTTGGCGTCTTTGGAATCTATTTTGCCTTCAAGTTCCACAACGAAAGTGGAATCGATAACCTCTACAGCTTGCACTCCTGGATGGGGCTTGGGACGATCTGCCTCTATGGCATTCAG TGGATTTTCGGGTTCGTCACCTTCCTCTATCCTGGAGCTTCAGTGTTCCTTAGAACAGCGTATCTTGCATGGCATGTACTGTTTGGCGTCTTCGTCTACCTACTGGCGATTGCAACGGCCGAGTTGGGGTTTCTGGAGAAGCTCACCTTCCTCGAGACCTCAGGAATATTACACAGGTACAGTCCGGAAGCTTTCTTGGTCAACTCGACTGCCTTGGTTGTGATTCTGCTAGGAGCCTCTGTGGTGCTCTCTCTCATCGTTCCTTACATAGATTACTCCAACATATACACCGGAGACTGA
- the LOC135582237 gene encoding probable ascorbate-specific transmembrane electron transporter 1 isoform X2 — protein sequence MGGLVRSKSKAFMYIAHLLAATAAVMVLVWCIHFRGGLAFESANKSLIFNVHPVLMLIGFIIMGGEATMSYRTLPWSKRVKKTIHLILHAIALVLGVFGIYFAFKFHNESGIDNLYSLHSWMGLGTICLYGIQWIFGFVTFLYPGASVFLRTAYLAWHVLFGVFVYLLAIATAELGFLEKLTFLETSGILHSSSLATTVSPCVSQAATVTCCLKRSH from the exons ATGGGAGGGCTGGTGAGGTCGAAATCGAAGGCTTTCATGTACATAGCGCACCTACTGGCGGCGACGGCGGCCGTGATGGTTCTGGTGTGGTGCATCCACTTTCGTGGTGGCTTGGCCTTTGAGTCTGCCAACAAATCGCTCATCTTTAAC GTGCATCCGGTTCTCATGTTGATCGGCTTCATCATCATGGGCGGTGAAG CTACGATGAGCTACAGAACTCTTCCTTGGAGCAAACGAGTAAAGAAGACTATCCATTTGATCCTTCACGCAATTGCCCTTGTGCTTGGCGTCTTTGGAATCTATTTTGCCTTCAAGTTCCACAACGAAAGTGGAATCGATAACCTCTACAGCTTGCACTCCTGGATGGGGCTTGGGACGATCTGCCTCTATGGCATTCAG TGGATTTTCGGGTTCGTCACCTTCCTCTATCCTGGAGCTTCAGTGTTCCTTAGAACAGCGTATCTTGCATGGCATGTACTGTTTGGCGTCTTCGTCTACCTACTGGCGATTGCAACGGCCGAGTTGGGGTTTCTGGAGAAGCTCACCTTCCTCGAGACCTCAGGAATATTACACAG ttcctccttggcgacaacagtatcgccgtgtgttagccaagcggccacagtaacatgctgcctcaagcggagtcactgA
- the LOC135610597 gene encoding uncharacterized protein LOC135610597: protein MAMRARLGRLWDGSQVRSESSESKGRSSVASKSSPIKLVVALFVALLVLVFFISNSTTVNWSEQGVDSQSLKTKGEQGVDPQSLNKQNEQGVDPKSLNKQDEQGVDPQSLNSQPSKAQSVHITLSCPNQNAAVCQRSTLASALSLTTSQHSATCPEYFRWIHEDLRHWKSTGITKETVESAQKFATFRLVVLDGRVYVEEYFGHLMARNVFTLWGILQLVNRYPGRVPDLDLMFNCMDQPAIKSAEYRSSTLPPVFHYCNNDQTSDILFPDWSFWGWPETNIKPWVPLMKEMKEANEEIKWTDREPYAFWKGNPLMGRNRHELLKCNMTNEQDWNARIYTQDWKQEEKQGFEHSNLARQCSHRYRIYVDGLAWSVSQKYIMACNSPTLFVNTPWYEFFQRGLIPGRHYWPIPENNMCRAIKLAVDWGNEHQQEAQTMGKASSDFFQEEVKMDFVYDYMLHVLTEYAKLLRYKPTIPEKATEFCLESMACPATGDEKKFLLDSMEKSTHDAEPCKLPPPFTPEELQQLLENKANAVKQVEMWVQNT from the exons ATGGCGATGAGGGCACGATTGGGTAGGTTGTGGGACGGATCTCAAGTGAGGTCCGAGTCGTCGGAGAGCAAAGGGAGGAGCAGCGTGGCCTCAAAGAGTTCCCCGATCAAGCTGGTCGTCGCCCTTTTCGTTGCCCTCCTTGTTCTCGTTTTCTTCATCTCCAACAGCACC ACCGTTAATTGGAGTGAACAAGGAGTTGATTCACAGTCTCTTAAAACAAAGGGTGAACAAGGAGTAGATCCACAATCTCTTAATAAACAGAATGAACAAGGGGTAGATCCAAAGTCTCTTAATAAACAAGATGAACAAGGAGTAGATCCACAGTCTCTTAATTCCCAGCCCTCTAAAGCACAATCAGTACATATTACCTTATCCTGCCCAAACCAAAATGCAGCCGTCTGTCAAAGATCTACACTGGCATCTGCTCTCTCCCTCACCACTTCCCAACACTCTGCTACCTGTCCTGAATATTTCAGATGGATTCATGAGGATTTACGTCATTGGAAGTCCACAGGAATCACGAAGGAGACGGTTGAGAGTGCTCAAAAATTTGCCACCTTCCGTTTGGTGGTGCTTGATGGTCGGGTTTATGTCGAAGAATACTTTGGACATCTCATGGCGAGGAATGTATTCACCCTCTGGGGCATCCTCCAGCTTGTTAATCGTTATCCTGGGCGTGTCCCCGACCTTGATCTCATGTTTAACTGCATGGACCAGCCAGCTATTAAGTCTGCTGAGTACAGGTCATCGACTCTGCCACCGGTTTTCCATTACTGCAATAATGACCAGACATCAGATATTCTTTTCCCTGACTGGTCCTTCTGGGGATG GCCGGAGACGAATATAAAGCCATGGGTGCCACTGATGAAGGAGATGAAAGAAGCCAATGAAGAGATTAAGTGGACAGACAGAGAACCATATGCCTTTTGGAAGGGCAATCCATTGATGGGCCGGAACAGGCATGAACTTCTCAAGTGCAACATGACCAATGAACAGGACTGGAATGCTCGGATCTATACCCAG GATTGGAAACAAGAGGAAAAGCAAGGTTTCGAGCACTCAAACCTGGCTAGGCAATGTAGTCACAG ATATAGGATTTATGTGGATGGTCTTGCATGGTCAGTGAGCCAGAAGTACATTATGGCATGTAACTCGCCTACATTATTTGTGAACACTCCTTGGTACGAGTTCTTCCAAAGAGGCCTCATCCCGGGACGTCATTACTGGCCTATACCAGAGAACAATATGTGTCGAGCGATCAAGTTGGCTGTGGACTGGGGCAATGAGCACCAGCAGGAG GCACAAACTATGGGAAAGGCGAGCAGCGACTTCTTTCAAGAAGAAGTGAAGATGGATTTTGTGTATGACTACATGTTACATGTACTGACCGAATACGCCAAGCTTTTGAGATACAAGCCTACAATACCGGAGAAAGCTACAGAGTTCTGCTTGGAGTCCATGGCCTGCCCTGCCACAGGCGACGAAAAGAAGTTCCTGTTGGATTCAATGGAGAAATCAACTCATGATGCCGAACCTTGCAAATTGCCTCCGCCCTTCACTCCAGAagagctgcagcagctgcttgaGAACAAGGCTAATGCTGTAAAGCAGGTGGAGATGTGGGTGCAAAACACTTGA
- the LOC135610596 gene encoding FT-interacting protein 3-like yields the protein MSSYKLGVEVVSAHDLMPKDAQGSSSPFVELQFSGQRFRTTTKERNLNPVWNERFHFNIPNLGSLPQLALEASVYSMSKASQPRSFLGKVSISGTTFVPYADAVVTQHPLEKRGMFSRVKGELRLKVFLTVDPSPNSSDPVPKADAPSQASQAAAKEVGQKKQSSAPAKEQQNPKVVMFSSSAPSQQPLDYALKETRPLLGRGADKPATTYDLVEQMQYLFVRVVKARDLPSGDAKGSVEVRVGDYKGTTKQFEKQQNPAWNEVFAFSKERMEAPVLEVVVVVNGKDDPVGVVRFDLTDVPTRVPPNGPLAPEWYRLDDKKGEKTKGELMLAVWFGTQADESFPEAGLPDATAPVDASHIRSKVYHAPRLWYVRVNVIEAQDIVMADKSRFPDVYVKAQVGNQESRTSTVATRAHNPIWNEDLMFVAAEPFDDDLILSVRDSVAPNKDEVIGSAIVPLGSVEKRLDDGIIHGRWFNLEKPQQKKNKDKDKISCRIHLRLCLEGGYHVLDESASCSSDLRPTAKQLWKPPVGLLELGILNAMGIHPMKTREGKGTSDTYCVAKYGHIWVRTRTVLNSLFPRYNEQYMWEVFDPDTVLTIGVFDNCHLGEKGSNGNKEDAMVGKIRIRLSTLETGRVYTHSYPLLVLQPSGLKKMGELQLAIRFSTTSLVSMMCMYAQPLLPSMHYVRPLTGMQREFLRRQAIQVVAARLSRTEPPLRKEVVEYMCDVDSHKWSMRRSKANYHRLLSVVAAAADGIKWFGDVCAWKNPITTSVVHLLFLLLVCFPDLILTAMFMYLFLVGICNYRYRPRHPPHMNTQLSYAEAAIPDEIEEEFDTYPTGGKPEAVRMRYDRLRGVAANVQTVLGELASQGERVQALLSWRDPRATVMFVVFCLVAALVLYTTSLQVLATFAGLYLMRHPKFRGRVPPAPVNFFVRLPTRADCMI from the coding sequence ATGAGCAGCTACAAGTTGGGTGTGGAAGTTGTGAGCGCCCATGACTTGATGCCCAAGGACGCGCAAGGTTCTTCCAGCCCCTTCGTGGAGCTTCAATTCAGTGGCCAGAGATTTCGTACCACCACCAAGGAGAGAAACCTTAATCCGGTCTGGAACGAGCGCTTCCACTTCAACATCCCGAACCTTGGTTCTCTCCCTCAGCTCGCCCTCGAAGCTTCCGTCTACAGCATGAGCAAAGCTTCACAACCCCGGTCGTTCCTCGGCAAGGTTAGCATATCCGGAACCACTTTCGTCCCCTACGCAGATGCTGTGGTCACGCAGCACCCACTGGAGAAACGTGGAATGTTTTCTCGTGTAAAGGGAGAGCTCCGCCTCAAAGTGTTCCTCACCGTTGATCCCTCACCGAATTCTTCCGACCCTGTTCCCAAAGCTGATGCTCCGAGTCAAGCTTCTCAAGCAGCTGCCAAAGAGGTCGGCCAGAAGAAACAATCTTCTGCTCCGGCCAAAGAGCAACAGAACCCCAAGGTGGTCATGTTCTCCTCATCGGCTCCCTCTCAGCAGCCACTGGACTATGCGCTGAAAGAAACTCGCCCTTTACTCGGTCGTGGTGCTGACAAGCCGGCCACCACGTATGATCTCGTGGAGCAGATGCAGTACCTCTTTGTGCGCGTCGTGAAGGCACGAGATCTTCCGTCCGGGGACGCTAAAGGAAGTGTTGAAGTGAGAGTGGGTGACTACAAGGGGACTACGAAGCAATTCGAGAAGCAGCAGAACCCGGCATGGAATGAGGTGTTCGCGTTCTCCAAGGAGCGGATGGAGGCACCGGTTcttgaggtggtggtggtggtcaacGGAAAGGATGACCCTGTAGGGGTCGTACGCTTTGACCTTACCGACGTCCCGACACGTGTTCCCCCGAATGGTCCACTGGCTCCAGAGTGGTACCGGCTGGATGACAAGAAGGGGGAGAAGACGAAGGGCGAGCTCATGCTCGCGGTCTGGTTCGGAACCCAAGCGGATGAGTCGTTCCCGGAGGCAGGGCTTCCGGACGCAACGGCTCCCGTCGATGCCTCTCACATCAGGTCAAAAGTCTACCATGCGCCGAGGCTATGGTACGTCCGAGTCAACGTGATCGAGGCACAGGATATAGTGATGGCCGACAAGTCCCGGTTTCCCGATGTCTACGTCAAGGCTCAAGTCGGCAACCAGGAGTCGAGGACGAGTACGGTCGCGACGCGGGCACACAACCCCATCTGGAACGAAGACCTCATGTTCGTGGCGGCGGAACCCTTCGACGACGACCTCATCCTTTCTGTCCGAGACAGCGTGGCACCAAACAAGGACGAGGTCATAGGCAGCGCCATCGTCCCTCTGGGGTCCGTCGAGAAGCGGCTCGACGACGGCATCATCCATGGCCGGTGGTTCAACCTAGAGAAGCCTCAGCAGAAGAAGAACAAGGACAAGGACAAGATTTCTTGCCGGATTCACCTTCGTCTCTGCCTGGAAGGTGGATATCATGTGCTCGATGAGTCCGCCAGCTGCAGTAGCGATCTCAGGCCGACGGCCAAGCAGCTGTGGAAGCCACCGGTGGGGTTACTCGAGCTCGGCATACTTAACGCAATGGGGATTCATCCCATGAAGACCCGAGAAGGGAAGGGGACGTCGGATACCTACTGCGTAGCAAAGTACGGCCACATATGGGTGCGTACTCGTACCGTACTCAACAGCCTGTTCCCCAGATACAACGAGCAGTACATGTGGGAGGTGTTCGATCCAGACACGGTTCTCACGATTGGTGTCTTCGACAATTGCCACCTGGGGGAGAAGGGATCCAATGGCAACAAGGAGGACGCGATGGTCGGCAAGATAAGGATACGTCTGTCGACCCTCGAAACAGGCCGTGTGTACACACACTCGTACCCGCTCCTGGTTCTGCAACCCTCGGGGCTTAAGAAGATGGGCGAGCTCCAACTCGCCATACGGTTCTCGACCACATCGTTGGTCAGCATGATGTGCATGTACGCACAGCCCCTGCTGCCAAGTATGCATTACGTACGGCCGCTGACCGGGATGCAGCGGGAGTTTCTGCGGCGCCAGGCCATCCAAGTCGTGGCCGCACGACTCAGCAGGACGGAGCCACCCCTGAGGAAGGAAGTGGTGGAGTACATGTGCGATGTGGACTCTCACAAATGGAGCATGCGACGGAGCAAAGCAAATTACCACAGGCTTCTGTCGGTGGTCGCGGCTGCCGCCGACGGGATCAAATGGTTTGGGGATGTTTGCGCGTGGAAGAACCCCATCACCACCTCGGTGGTGCACCTGCTGTTCTTACTGCTGGTGTGCTTCCCGGACCTGATACTGACGGCGATGTTCATGTACCTGTTCTTGGTGGGCATTTGTAACTACAGGTATCGGCCACGGCATCCTCCGCACATGAACACCCAGCTTTCTTATGCGGAGGCGGCGATTCCGGATGAGATCGAGGAGGAGTTCGACACGTATCCCACCGGCGGGAAGCCAGAGGCCGTTCGAATGAGGTACGACAGGTTAAGGGGAGTCGCTGCAAACGTGCAAACGGTGTTGGGAGAACTGGCGAGTCAAGGGGAGAGGGTGCAGGCGTTGCTCAGCTGGAGGGATCCACGGGCGACGGTCATGTTTGTGGTGTTCTGCTTGGTGGCAGCGCTTGTGCTGTATACTACCTCGTTGCAGGTGTTGGCTACCTTTGCAGGCCTCTATCTCATGCGCCATCCCAAATTTCGAGGTAGGGTTCCTCCTGCACCCGTTAACTTTTTCGTGAGATTGCCGACGAGGGCGGACTGCATGATCTAG
- the LOC135582237 gene encoding probable ascorbate-specific transmembrane electron transporter 1 isoform X4, with translation MGGLVRSKSKAFMYIAHLLAATAAVMVLVWCIHFRGGLAFESANKSLIFNVHPVLMLIGFIIMGGEATMSYRTLPWSKRVKKTIHLILHAIALVLGVFGIYFAFKFHNESGIDNLYSLHSWMGLGTICLYGIQWIFGFVTFLYPGASVFLRTAYLAWHVLFGVFVYLLAIATAELGFLEKLTFLETSGILHRKQAKC, from the exons ATGGGAGGGCTGGTGAGGTCGAAATCGAAGGCTTTCATGTACATAGCGCACCTACTGGCGGCGACGGCGGCCGTGATGGTTCTGGTGTGGTGCATCCACTTTCGTGGTGGCTTGGCCTTTGAGTCTGCCAACAAATCGCTCATCTTTAAC GTGCATCCGGTTCTCATGTTGATCGGCTTCATCATCATGGGCGGTGAAG CTACGATGAGCTACAGAACTCTTCCTTGGAGCAAACGAGTAAAGAAGACTATCCATTTGATCCTTCACGCAATTGCCCTTGTGCTTGGCGTCTTTGGAATCTATTTTGCCTTCAAGTTCCACAACGAAAGTGGAATCGATAACCTCTACAGCTTGCACTCCTGGATGGGGCTTGGGACGATCTGCCTCTATGGCATTCAG TGGATTTTCGGGTTCGTCACCTTCCTCTATCCTGGAGCTTCAGTGTTCCTTAGAACAGCGTATCTTGCATGGCATGTACTGTTTGGCGTCTTCGTCTACCTACTGGCGATTGCAACGGCCGAGTTGGGGTTTCTGGAGAAGCTCACCTTCCTCGAGACCTCAGGAATATTACACAG AAAACAGGCAAAGTGTTGA